A part of Oncorhynchus kisutch isolate 150728-3 linkage group LG2, Okis_V2, whole genome shotgun sequence genomic DNA contains:
- the LOC109869392 gene encoding tripartite motif-containing protein 45: protein MSHCDQILEKDVDSSPTATTNSSSKNGDNGDVVINARAVCRVCKCLYREPKIMQCLHTFCADCVRQLEPFSVSSGVHDGKAVPLEGEPPSAVTVLCPECDSEVDIPLSGVDGLTTDHLALDEVFLETLMSKNSVVCDLCSDGDAEKRCEVCSVNLCEFCIQAHRRQKRTLSHTVQCLEDLKTQGCLSRPVLCSLHPAQELRLFCEPCDLPVCLECAATFHRDHRCLPTRDVIDHHGGHIRDLVTGRLRPRLDQLEESLRKVDLSQETLQTRVDAAVDEVRSFARGYASAVESHCLLLLRRLEELGLQRRSHLHLQRAQLQQALSDTRGGVEFAERLLTCGSDAEILSTKDVTLRRLAVLMETGYNPPPEAVCPDEGSSICFLPQESAGEVAGYPMVGVIHTKTLELSRCTIEGEGLQRGREGQRGEFTLVCRDFAGEQMGRGGEAVLVSMVHKEKKDCRVEAAVVDNNDGSYSVSYTPLEPGPYSVWVCVKALHIKGSPFVLNVRRQVRWHRGTFHCCSFCSSGGSKEARCGCMGTMPGGFQGCGHGHKGHPGKPHWSCCGSTVEASECLPQSVITAVGGTITAVGGTGSPRGHLRTVEL, encoded by the exons ATGTCACACTGTGACCAAATTTTGGAAAAAGATGTGGATTCCTCGCCAACCGCGACCACAAACTCGAGCTCTAAAAACGGAGATAACGGGGACGTCGTGATCAATGCGAGGGCAGTGTGCCGCGTTTGTAAATGTTTATATCGCGAGCCTAAAATTATGCAGTGTTTACACACCTTCTGCGCAGACTGCGTTCGTCAACTGGAACCATTTTCGGTGTCTTCGGGAGTACACGATGGTAAAGCGGTCCCTCTGGAAGGCGAGCCGCCCTCTGCCGTCACCGTTCTCTGTCCGGAGTGTGACTCCGAGGTGGACATCCCGTTGTCCGGAGTGGACGGGCTGACCACTGACCACTTGGCCCTGGACGAAGTGTTTCTGGAGACGCTGATGAGCAAGAACTCTGTGGTATGCGACCTGTGCAGCGACGGGGACGCAGAGAAGCGTTGTGAGGTGTGCAGTGTCAACCTGTGTGAGTTTTGTATTCAAGCTCACAG GAGACAGAAGAGGACGTTGTCTCACACCGTCCAGTGTCTGGAGGACCTGAAGACCCAGGGTTGTCTCTCTCGGCCCGTCCTGTGCTCCCTCCACCCTGCCCAGGAGCTGCGTCTCTTCTGTGAGCCCTGTGACCTACCTGTCTGCCTGGAGTGTGCCGCCACTTTCCACCGCGACCACCGCTGCCTCCCCACACGTGATGTCATCGATCACCATGGGGGCCATATCCGGGATTTGGTTACCGGGCGCCTGCGGCCACGGCTGGACCAGCTGGAGGAGTCACTGAGGAAGGTGGACCTATCCCAGGAGACCTTGCAGACCAGGGTGGATGCGGCGGTGGACGAGGTGCGTTCCTTCGCACGAGGCTATGCTAGCGCTGTGGAGTCGCACTGCCTGTTGCTGCTACGGCGCTTAGAGGAGCTGGGTCTGCAGCGCAGGAGTCATCTCCATCTGCAGAGGGCGCAGCTGCAGCAGGCCCTGTCAGACACCCGCGGGGGGGTGGAGTTTGCCGAGCGGCTGCTGACGTGCGGGTCGGACGCAGAAATCCTCAGTACTAAGGACGTGACCCTCCGCAGGCTAGCTGTCCTGATGGAGACGGGTTACAACCCCCCCCCAGAAGCCGTCTGCCCCGATGAAGGGAGCAGTATTTGCTTCCTGCCACAGGAGAGTGCAGGCGAGGTGGCGGGGTACCCGATGGTGGGGGTGATCCACACCAAGACCCTGGAGCTCAGCAGGTGCACCATTGAAGGGGAAG GTCTGCAGCGTGGCAGGGAAGGCCAGAGAGGGGAGTTCACCCTGGTGTGTAGAGACTTTGCTGGAGAGCAGATGGGTCGTGGAGGGGAAGCTGTCCTGGTCAGTATGGTCCACAAGGAGAAGAAAGACTG CAGAGTGGAGGCGGCGGTGGTGGATAACAATGATGGCTCCTATTCTGTCTCCTACACCCCCTTGGAGCCAGGGCCCtactctgtgtgggtgtgtgtcaagGCCCTACACATTAAG GGTTCCCCCTTTGTCCTGAATGTGAGGAGACAGGTCCGGTGGCACCGTGGAACATTCCACTGCTGTTCCTTCTGCTCCAGTGGGGGTTCTAAAGAGGCCCGTTGTGGCTGCATGGGAACCATGCCAG gagGGTTCCAGGGCTGTGGTCACGGCCATAAGGGTCACCCCGGTAAGCCCCACTGGTCGTGCTGTGGAAGTACGGTGGAGGCCTCAGAGTGCCTGCCACAGAGTGTCATAACGGCAGTGGGTGGAACAATAACAGCAGTGGGGGGGACAGGCTCGCCTCGGGGCCACCTCAGGACAGTGGAGCTCTGA
- the LOC109904764 gene encoding V-set domain-containing T-cell activation inhibitor 1-like encodes MASFGQIILWGLIVSIFVTAGLIILILSVSFSGQGLGGSKGTVDSIDKWPIGYLGEDVILSCKFKTSTNSRESTSQVSITWTKEGLSEVVYKYDKGAVQLAEQNPQFKNRTLLFSDAIGGGNASLLLRDVKVGDNGVYYCSVNTPSSSGTASVNLRAAAFSAPKFKRVNTTLTAEAERWFPKPNITWLDVNDNVLNESETSFFNNSAGITRFISSLQPIKLYGSYTCIIQNPLVKAISQATIKDTEISAKTFFSFNTSAAPPILLPQWHVLAATASVFLWIYQLT; translated from the exons ATGGCCTCATTTGGACAGATAATCCTGTGGGG CTTGATAGTCAGTATCTTCGTAACTGCTGGACTCATCATTCTCATCTTGTCTGTGTCATTTTCAG GTCAGGGCTTGGGGGGTTCCAAGGGCACTGTGGATAGCATTGACAAGTGGCCCATCGGGTACTTGGGAGAGGATGTCATCTTGAGCTGCAAGTTCAAGACTTCCACTAACAGCAGGGAATCGACCAGTCAGGTGTCAATCACCTGGACGAAGGAGGGGCTAAGTGAAGTGGTGTACAAGTATGATAAAGGAGCAGTCCAGCTGGCGGAGCAAAACCCCCAGTTTAAAAATAGAACCCTGCTGTTCTCAGATGCCATAGGTGGAGGCAATGCCTCCCTGTTGCTGAGGGACGTAAAAGTGGGAGACAATGGGGTGTACTACTGCAGTGTGAACACTCCTAGTTCCTCGGGAACTGCCAGTGTTAACCTCAGAGCTGCAG CTTTCTCAGCCCCCAAATTCAAGCGGGTAAACACTACCCTAAcggcagaggcagagagatggTTCCCCAAACCAAACATCACCTGGTTGGACGTCAATGACAACGTCCTGAATGAGAGTGAAACTAGCTTCTTCAACAACTCCGCCGGGATAACTCGATTCATCAGCTCCCTtcagccaatcaaattgtatgGCAGCTACACCTGCATCATCCAAAACCCTCTGGTGAAGGCTATCTCCCAGGCAACCATCAAAG atacagagatatcaGCAAAGACTTTCTTCTCCTTCAATACTTCAGCTGCACCACCCATACTACTACCTCAATGGCACGTTCTCGCAGCTACGGCCAGTGTTTTTCTCTGGATCTACCAGCTAACCTGA